The following coding sequences lie in one Vicia villosa cultivar HV-30 ecotype Madison, WI unplaced genomic scaffold, Vvil1.0 ctg.004005F_1_1, whole genome shotgun sequence genomic window:
- the LOC131641746 gene encoding protein JINGUBANG-like has product MNTLVSKSKLSTPSSSSRSNTSSCSTTETNDSYNIFDLPHLNCNLPSFTSFSHRSLAILSGHVGSVSCLALCGEFILSASQGKDIIVWQQPDLRLFAKFGQGDGSVKALATVGNKVFTAHQDSRIRVWKVSRSSENVFKLVDTLPTTKDYLGKFMKQSNYVQTRRHHKRLWIEHADSISCLVVHNGLVYSGSWDKTLKVWGVSDLKCLESIKAHDDAINGLVACKGVVYSASADGKIKAWGREGKSLHCLKGVLEGHKDVSFNSVVVSDDGKWVYGGGSDGYVIGYERNNGGCENWKMVCERKAHEMAVLCMCLIGEYLCTGSADKSIGIWKRECFGKVCKVGVITGHGGPVKCLQASLSNRIGGGFLLYSGSLDRSVRVWWVPKYDKTQQVEEEEKLYLH; this is encoded by the coding sequence ATGAATACCCTTGTATCAAAATCCAAACTTTCAACTCCGTCATCTAGTTCTAGGAGCAACACCAGTAGCTGTAGCACCACTGAAACCAATGATAGTTATAACATATTCGACCTACCACATCTCAACTGCAACCTACCATCATTCACATCCTTTTCGCATCGATCATTGGCTATTCTTTCAGGACATGTTGGCTCTGTCTCGTGTTTAGCCTTATGTGGTGAATTCATATTGAGTGCTTCCCAGGGAAAAGACATCATAGTATGGCAACAACCAGATTTAAGGTTGTTTGCCAAATTCGGACAAGGCGACGGATCTGTGAAAGCACTTGCCACCGTTGGTAACAAGGTTTTCACAGCTCATCAAGATAGCAGGATTCGTGTTTGGAAAGTGTCAAGGAGTTCGGAGAATGTGTTTAAGCTCGTGGATACACTTCCGACAACAAAAGACTATTTGGGGAAGTTTATGAAACAGAGTAATTATGTTCAAACGAGGAGGCATCACAAGAGGCTGTGGATTGAACATGCTGACAGCATTTCTTGTTTGGTTGTTCATAATGGGTTGGTTTACTCAGGGTCATGGGATAAGACACTTAAAGTGTGGGGTGTTTCTGATTTGAAGTGTTTGGAGTCAATTAAAGCTCATGATGATGCTATCAATGGGTTGGTAGCGTGTAAAGGGGTTGTTTATTCTGCTTCTGCAGATGGGAAAATCAAGGCATGGGGAAGAGAAGGGAAAAGTTTGCATTGTTTGAAAGGTGTTTTAGAGGGTCATAAAGATGTTTCGTTTAATTCTGTAGTTGTTTCTGATGATGGAAAATGGGTTTATGGAGGTGGCTCTGATGGTTATGTTATAGGGTATGAAAGGAATAATGGTGGTTGTGAGAATTGGAAAATGGTTTGTGAGAGAAAGGCACATGAAATGGCTGTTTTATGTATGTGTTTGATAGGTGAATATTTATGCACAGGATCAGCAGATAAAAGTATAGGTATTTGGAAAAGAGAGTGTTTTGGTAAAGTTTGTAAAGTTGGGGTTATAACAGGACATGGAGGGCCTGTGAAATGTTTGCAAGCTTCATTGTCCAATAGAATTGGTGGTGGGTTTTTGTTGTACAGTGGTAGCCTTGATAGAAGTGTGAGAGTTTGGTGGGTTCCAAAGTATGATAAAACACAACAAGTAGAGGAGGAAGAAAAACTCTATCTACATTGA